CCAGGTCCAGGGTTCTGTCTGACTTTACGTTCCAGGAACTTCCTGAGAAGCCCCGGTCCCAGAGGGTAATTTTCTGGAGTTTGTTTTACAGGGATAGCTGGGAGCATGGCCACCCTGCTTCACGACGCAGTCATGAATCCAGCAGAAGGTAATGTTTCATGGTCCCAGGGAGAGGCAGCAGGGCCTGTGCagaggggcaggagcagaagtggGGGGCGGGGCAGCAAGTTGGGCAAGGGGACTCCTGGCCCCAGTCGGAAGATGCAGGAGAATTCTTGACCATGTTCTCAAAGGCCTTGAGAAGGGATGTGAGCATTTAAGCTCTGGGATTCCTGTTCACTTAAACAGAGCTTCTCAGGGTGGGATCCATGGACCAGTAGCATCTGTGCCTCCTGGGAGCATGTTAAAATGCTGATTCACAGATCCCACTCCAGACCTACTAAGTCAGTAGACCTGCTTAACAGGTTCTCCTGGTGGTTTTTTTATATGCTGTTGTACTACTCTGAAACCTGTGTGTgctcacacgtgcacacacacaaacacacaccctccTGGCCCTTGTTCACTGTTACCAAGCGTAGACAGATTTAGAAGAAACTTGTCAGAGGTCATCCATTAGGGGTTATGTTCAATTTCCTTtgttaaaagatatttgaaattatTACGGAAAATTTCCAACAGGCAGATGTAGGGAGAAGAGTATGGTGAGCCCCTCCCCCCGCCATGCATGCATCATTCTACTTCATAAATTAACATTTGGCCACTTTATTGTAGCTGTCTCTTCtcactttacctttttttttccccttcgaATTTTGCGAGCATTATAAAACAATTCTTAGCTGTGCAGATGAGTTCTGTTGGCTTTTTCTATAGCCTCATATCCTTAGCGAGCTCGGGTCTGAGTAGGAAGGGGTTTTTGGACCTGGTGCCGAGCATAGTTTCAGCTGGGTTAGTCTCTCTGTAAGATGTTGGCCTCTCTCCTGCTTCCTTTCCTCACCTGAAAACAGTCCCTTGCCAGAAGGGAGAATCAGAGGTTAAAAAGTGCAACATCTTAAGTATTGTAAGTTTGGTTTTGTCTTTTAAGGTTACAATTTATCTGCTCTCAGCTGCCTCCCATGCCCCATCAGACAGGAAATGTGTTCTGACCTTCCAGGATGTAAGGGGTCAGATGGGGAGGCAGGCTGCTGCTTCCGTGGGTTTAAGGTGATTCAGAGTCAATGACCAGTTAGTTAGCCCATGTCAACTGGGCAAGAGTTTTATTTCAACTCTTTTTtcaggggattaaaaaaaaaaaaatgaagttcaactctctccttttctccttgacATTATATCTTTATTCCTTTAGAATTAAAGCACACTGTATGTGTTTATCTTGCAGTGCTTGGAGACAATTAAAATTCTAAGCCTAAGGGaccacagtatttgtcctttgaaCCACCAGTTACTTTTGTATTAACAAAGCCTGAGTCCTCACTGGAGTTTGTCATCGAACTTGGGCTAACATCATTCGAGTGTCTCTTTCAAGAGCACTGAGACCCGGAAGCTAAAAACGCTGTCAGCGGGGTGGAGACCACTGAGAATAAAAGACAGGCCACGTGTCCAGTAGACATAGTGGGACAGAGGAGGGCAAAGGAGCCAGGAAGCAGGATTGAAATCCCCGGCGTGTGAGATGCCCAAGGCAGCCAGGACCTGGGGGATCAGCTCGGGGAATCTGAAGTGGCTGCCTGGTGTGGGGGCCACCTGAACCGAgtcaggcaggagaaacatcaagaaAGAGCCACATCCTGGCTCCTGGCACTGGGTCCCGGAGGCATGTGTTGAAACCGGGATGGCCGGGAGCTGGCCCCCTGGCGGTTTCTCGGGCTGGGGCTGGGTGTGTGTGCTAGCTGTCCATGCCCATGTCTAAACTTGCTTGTTTCTCTTTATGGCTTGGCTTCCCATCTCACTCCGACCCGGGGTGGGGCCAAACCCAACCCCCCTGCGGCCCGACCACAGTCGTGAAGCAACGCATGCAGATGTACAACTCGCCGCACCGGTCGGCCCTCAGCTGCATCCGGACAGTGTGGGGGACGGAGGGCTTGGGGGCCTTCTATCGGAGTTACACCACGCAGCTGACCATGAACATTCCCTTCCAGTCCATCCACTTCATCACCTACGAGTTCCTGCAGGAGCAGATCAACCCCTACCGGGGCTACAACCCTCAGTCCCACATCATCTCAGGCGGGCTGGCCGGGGCCCtggccgccgccgccaccacccCCCTGGACGTCTGTAAGACCCTCCTCAACACTCAGGAGAACATGGCCCTCAGCCTGGCCAACATCAGCGGCCGGCTGTCGGGCATGGCCAATGCCTTCCGGACGGTGTACCAGCTCAACGGCCTGCCTGGGTACTTCAAAGGTGTGCAGGCCCGGGTCATCTACCAGATGCCATCCACCGCTATCTCCTGGTCTGTCTATGAGTTCTTCAAGTACTTCCTCACCAAACACAAGCTGGAGAATCGAACTCCCTACTAAAGGAACGGGCTGTGGGAAGCGACGCCGGCGTCTTTGATTGTGCAAAGGCTTTCTTCCTGCCTGCACCCACTCCCCTGCCCTCACACCAAGATTGTTGGGGCACAGGGTTGGCAGGAGGGGCCTTCCGCGTGCCCTGATCCCTTCTTAGAAGGAGGAGAGGACAGGACAGCTGCTTACCCGATGGCCATCCGCTGGGACATACCAGGTGATAGCAGATGAGGGCAAGACCGGCAGGGGAGCGAGAAATTGCTAtttctcttcctcccccaccccgagAGCGATGTAGCTTTTCCTTCAGTGTAGCATCTCCTCCCCTAGAATCATCCATAGATCACACAGGAGGGAAGAACGTGTGCAGTGACTGAAAACATTAAACAGGAAACAAGAAGTTATGTATATAAAAGTTCCAGTACACAGTATAAAATAGATGGATAAtgtttatcctttatttttctatgtagAAGTTTTTGAATTtgagtgtgtgcctgtgtgtgtgtacaagcaAGTGTTACAGCTGAGAatataaagctgtttaaaaaaaatagaggggCTGAGTTTTTCCATTAGGTTAAGTCACAGGGTACCAAAGTAGTACATTGCTCCATGTGGCCTAAAATTGTGTTGAGCTCCCCATGAAAGTTCCACTTGAATGTAAAATAATAAGTATAAggtttatattttgaatttctcttttcatAGGGGAAAAAGGTacgttgaaaaaaaataatactttaagctactttttttttttaatccttattcAATCAGTCACCGTCATGTgccttttccctttgtcttttgctGGAAATTCCAGGACCAAAGATCTGACCCTGGGGCTTTTCCTCTAGCTGTGAGCTCatcccccgccacacacacacatactgggcGGCAAGCATGGCTCATGCTGGAGCACGGTGGCCCCCAGTGGAATTAGGGTGGCTGGTCTTACTAAAACCATTTCCTTCCCTTTGGGTGACGTGAATGTACGCCTCACAGAGCTAGCACTTAGAAGCCCTTGAAATGCCAGTGCTTGTTGGGCAGGCAAATGGAATCAATCCTACCTTGATCCTTGGACTTCATTCTCCATCCACATTTTAACCCAGGCACTTCAGGTAttcttgtctgtgtgtgtgttggactCAGTCCTGATCTGTGTTTCCCTGTTCAGTTTTAGGGATTTTAAGAAACACAGGCAGTGTATCTACGACATTTATCTGTTTCCCCTGCCCATCGCGAATGTCTCCCTTAAAAAGCCTCTCGCTGCCCAGGTTCTCCTAGCAGCTGCTGAAAGGACCTGGGCCCTCGTGCACAGTCAGGATGCCTCTTGAACCGTCTTGAACCTCGTGTGGTACATGCCACCTGGGGACATGCCGCCTTGTTTTCTGAAATGGCACATCTGAGCCAGATTATCCCTGGGAGCAAATGCAAGCCTGTTTCCTTCAGCTATGCCTTCCCAGGCCTCTCTTCAAGACCTAGTGGCTTcgcagttttcttttaaaatgagtagGAAGCAAGTGTGTGTTTTCATTCTGACTTGGCCTGGTCCTGACCTTGACCTTTGGCCCTTCACCTTGGGCAGGGTCCATGTTGTGCATTGTCACCAGGCTCAGACCCAGGTTCCTTGGGGTGTGCTCTCATTCTCAGGAAGAACTCAGATGGTCCTGGGACATCAGCATCTTGAGACCTTGCACACTGTGCCTCCCAGGATAGTTTGCAGGTTATGGACAGCAGAGACCCACATCAGACAGCTCCTACACGTGCCCGATGAACAGGGTCTTCTCCTGGGCTGGGAGGTTTGACTGCTGACCTGTCCCCTCTCAGAGgtagcccccacccccatctctccaGTGGAAGTCTGTTGCAACAAGCTTCCGTCCCACTCAGGGATGCAAAATGCCCACGGAGATCAAGCTGCTGGGGGAAGTGTTTACGTCTCTCTAAACATACCCCTAAACATACTCTCTGTTAGTGTTAACGTTAGGCAAATGGAAGAAAGACCAGGTCGAATTCTGAAATAATTATTCAGCCTCCCCTCCTTGTCCACTTCATACACCACCGTGCTGCAGAATGTTCCTTATTTCTTAAGGATGAGTGTGCCTGTTGAATAcaaatgtactgctgctgcttaaCCTGCGAGATGCATGGTGTATGTTACCGTGCTGGGCCAGTGTCGTTTCTTAAATGCCCATCGTAAATACCATGGTTTCTGCCTCTCAagtcatcaccaactcttggaagAAGGGGAGAAATGTGTGATTCTGTGTGGGGATGTTTCTGATGTGCTGCTACAGTTGTGACACTGGAGCTATGGAAAATAAAGCCTTGATCTTTGAAGTGTCGTGGGTTCTGTGGTAGGGATGTGGACATGAGAGGGAAGTGGATGGAGAAAAGGAACCTAACTCATGGGATTTGTGCCTCCTGCAGTCTCATGCATTAAGGACCAGGCTCTATGGCTTAGATGGAAAGTACCCTTCAGCCCACTTATCAAAACTGAAGCAGGTGGCCGCCTTGGCCAGCCCAGGGATGGTCAAGTGAGAGGCCCAGGGAATGGCTGGGAGCATCCTTGGGTTTTGCTCAGCTCTGCTGGCAGCTCTTCTATCTTTGTGGGACCACGAGGTTGAGAGGCTGATGGTACCTGCGATGCCCAACCCTCTTGCCTGCTACATTCATGCCTATCTTCTCtggctctctctcttccttcttccctttgggcgtgtgctaagtcatttcagtcgtgtctgactctttgcaaccctatgtactgtagcccaccaggttcctctgtccatgggattctccaggcaataatgctggagtggattgccatgcccttctctaggggatcttcccaacccagggattgatcctgcgtctctttcgtctcctgcattgcaggcagattctttaccaactgtgctaccCCTGGGGCTTCTTCTGATTCCTTTCTAAGTCCCACCTCCACCAGGTTCAGCTGCTTTCCCTCTGAGTGCCATCCTAATGTTCATGACAATATTCCAATAGCCATCTAAGGCAATAATTGGACAAGTACTCAAAAATGCCTATCCCAGGCTTGTTCATGAAAGTCAAATCTGGAAGCACACTGGATATCAATGAAGAAGTTAAatgactggggacttccctgatggttcccTGATGGTTAAGACTTCGTTCGCCTTCCAATGTCGGGAGTGCATGCTTGGTCCCTGGTTGGtgagctaagatcccgcatgtctcatggccaaaaaaccaaaaggttaagcaaaagcaatcttgtaacaaattcaataaactttTATAAAGGGAGTTAAATGATTTATAGAGCGCCTGAGCTCTCCAGATATTGTAGTGGGAAGGAAGGAATTTTCGCCAGGGACCCCAGATCAGATACATTGTTTAAAAACTTGGACTTTCCAATACATTAGTAAAATTTGAGAATACTTCCAAGCTTAGTGATTTctctagtgaaagtgttagttgctcagtcatgtccaagtctttgagaccacatgaacCTTAGagcccactgtccatggaattctccaggcaagaataccagagtgagttgccattcccttctccaggatcttcccgatccaaagatcaaacccaggtctcctgcactgcagacagattcattactctctgaggcaccagggaagcccagtcatttCTCGAGCCTTACCTCCTAAAAGTAACATTTTGGGGACGTGTGAGCCCCCTTTTGTGAAGGAGTGGGTATGTGATGACTCATCCACGGTTTAGAATTCCATGGTTATCTGTTGACATGGCTTCTTTAAAAGGCTCTTTACTCGTGGTTTTATTTACTGGTGGCAGCCATAATCTTTCACTTTCCATAGCGTGTGGGCCATCCGAGAAGAACTACTAGAGGATATAGGACACAAGTGCCACCTTAGGAAGGACAGTCCAGCCCATGACTGCGGTCCTCTGAAACTCCTATgtgagaagaaaaattataaattcgAGATCATAGTGGAGATTTTGGGGTCTCCATCCCAAGGCAGTTGAAGCTTGGGCCTTGCCTTAAAGTTCTTGTGAATTTCTGTTGTCAAGGACTCACTGCTGAAAGCTCGTACTGCAAAGCAGAACGCCCATGAAGCTCAGGGCGATGGATTGTGAATGCTCAGTTCTTTGTCATTGTCACCCTGACCCTTGGTGGCTGTCTTTAAGAGaagtgctcactcagtcatgtccgactctttgtgacaccatgggctgcagcccaccaggctcctctgtccatgggatttcctcaggcaaaaatactggagtgggttgccatttccttctccaggggatcttcctgacccaaggattgaacctgagtctcttgcattgcaggcagattctttaccacagagtcacctgggaaacccccatactacacttgatcttagccaaaagttTTTGGGAGCCTTTGTTctcattatttgtgtgtgtgtgtgtatgtgtgtgtgagagagagagagagagagagagagagaagattctGGCTTCTGCTGAATGTTGAGAATAGTCTTTTGAAGGATGCTTCTAGCATTGGTTGACAGGTGACAGATGTATATCTCAACATTCAAGTTTTGAACTTCATGCAATCAGGTGAGTGAAATAGGACAACAAATCCTCTCCCTTTGCCTGATTGAATCTGTATAAACTTtggaataaaataatgtatacattttaataaaagtaattATGGATACCCATATGCCATTTTTTCCTGTAGGGCTGGACTTCACAAGGTTTTAATGGATGTTGCTTTATAGTAACTACTTTCAATAACGAGAGTCCATGACAACTGAAATTACCTGGAATTCAAAGCAATGTCCAAACTTCAACTGCCTTAGGTCTAGGACTAAAAGAACATCACCAGTCTGGAAGCTGTTGACACTCAAGTGGTAGCAGCTTCTTTTGGTTCTTCCTGATTTTCTAGCATCTCCAGTGGTCTTATCCATGGTTTAATGTAGATAGCTAGGAAAAACCTAAACAGCAAaataaaaccagagacatcattttgctgtcaaagggccatctagttaaagctgtggtttttccagtagtcatgtacggatgtgacagttggcccataaagaaggctaagcaaagaagaattgatgctttcgaactgtggtgctagagaagactcgagagtcccttgaactgcaagatcaaaccagtcaatcctaaaggaaatcaaccctatcttcattggaaggactgatgttgaagctgaagctgtaaaactttggccacccagatgctaagagctgactcactggaaaagaccctgatgctaggaaagattgagggtgggacgaaaaggggacgacagagatggttggatggcatcaccaactcatggacgtgaatttgaacaaactccacgagatagtcaaggacaggaaagcctggtgtgctgtagtccatagggttgcaaagagtcagacacaaccgagcaactgaacacaacaaaaaataaggaaagtgTATAGTCAGACTGGTGCcttagctgctaaagaatccacctgccaatgtaggagacgcaagagatggaGGTCTGATCCACGAGTCAggcagataccctggagaaggaaatggcaacccgttccagttttcttgcctggaaaatcccttggacggaggagcctggagggctgcagtctatggggtcacaaagagtcagacatagctgagcacacatgcatgcacacacagtcttTAGGCAGGGGCCAGGGGCTTAGGGCCAATTATATGACTCCTCATGTTTTCCCTCAAGCATTTGATAGTAAATTACACACAAAGAGGATCATGATTAATGGTCCTGAGATGACAATCGTACTGGGAACAACAGCCAGGAACAAAGAATGTTCTTGATGGAAATACGGGGCCAAACTCTGAACCTGTTATTCATTGTGGTAGAAAAAGTCCCTTCACACAGCTTGGAACATGGGGTTCTAAGCCTCATGGTGTTCCAGTGAGTGAGGGTTGCCAAAAGCACTCATTCACGGAAGTTCTTGGATGCTTACTCTCACGCTTCACTTGATCCAGCTTCctattttgaagagattattttTGCTGATTTGACCTAGGCCAAAAATCTTAGTTTGTTGATGCTATCT
This is a stretch of genomic DNA from Bos javanicus breed banteng chromosome 8, ARS-OSU_banteng_1.0, whole genome shotgun sequence. It encodes these proteins:
- the SLC25A37 gene encoding mitoferrin-1 isoform X2, with translation MQSLNPDPKAHYTSVYGALKKIIRTEGFWRPLRGLNVMMMGAGPAHAMYFACYENMKRTLNAVFHHQGNSHLANGIAGSMATLLHDAVMNPAEVVKQRMQMYNSPHRSALSCIRTVWGTEGLGAFYRSYTTQLTMNIPFQSIHFITYEFLQEQINPYRGYNPQSHIISGGLAGALAAAATTPLDVCKTLLNTQENMALSLANISGRLSGMANAFRTVYQLNGLPGYFKGVQARVIYQMPSTAISWSVYEFFKYFLTKHKLENRTPY
- the SLC25A37 gene encoding mitoferrin-1 isoform X1, translated to MELRRGGVGSQARARRMDGDSRDGGGGCKDAGSEDYENLPTSASLSTHMTAGAMAGILEHSVMYPVDSVKTRMQSLNPDPKAHYTSVYGALKKIIRTEGFWRPLRGLNVMMMGAGPAHAMYFACYENMKRTLNAVFHHQGNSHLANGIAGSMATLLHDAVMNPAEVVKQRMQMYNSPHRSALSCIRTVWGTEGLGAFYRSYTTQLTMNIPFQSIHFITYEFLQEQINPYRGYNPQSHIISGGLAGALAAAATTPLDVCKTLLNTQENMALSLANISGRLSGMANAFRTVYQLNGLPGYFKGVQARVIYQMPSTAISWSVYEFFKYFLTKHKLENRTPY
- the SLC25A37 gene encoding mitoferrin-1 isoform X3; this translates as MATLLHDAVMNPAEVVKQRMQMYNSPHRSALSCIRTVWGTEGLGAFYRSYTTQLTMNIPFQSIHFITYEFLQEQINPYRGYNPQSHIISGGLAGALAAAATTPLDVCKTLLNTQENMALSLANISGRLSGMANAFRTVYQLNGLPGYFKGVQARVIYQMPSTAISWSVYEFFKYFLTKHKLENRTPY